Part of the Arthrobacter sp. MMS18-M83 genome is shown below.
CGCACCCGAAAACCAACCCGGAACTGGAGTTGACCCGCCATGGCCATCCATGAACTGTCGGCCCTGCTGTGGCGAGAGCGTGAGCTGCTGGATCTGCTGACATTCAAGCTGGAGGAAGAGCAGTTGCTGCTCACGGCAGGCAAATCCCGCTGGTTGCCACACGGCACGCGGGAAGTGGAACAGGTCCTGGAGCACCTTTCCAAGGCAGGCCTGGCCAGGGCTGTGGAAGTAGCGGCCGTGGCAGAGCAATGGGGCCTGCCCGCGGAGGCCTCGCTGGGCGAACTGGCCT
Proteins encoded:
- a CDS encoding flagellar protein FlgN encodes the protein MAIHELSALLWRERELLDLLTFKLEEEQLLLTAGKSRWLPHGTREVEQVLEHLSKAGLARAVEVAAVAEQWGLPAEASLGELASAAPDEAWADVLSAHLNAMHQQTATIKELRDSNEQFLRAAVRSTQETMADLKPAAGTYDSHGRTGPRGRTGDSTPSRLFDQQF